Proteins encoded together in one Argiope bruennichi chromosome 1, qqArgBrue1.1, whole genome shotgun sequence window:
- the LOC129977040 gene encoding histidine-rich glycoprotein-like has product MIDLKLCFLALVVGVAYAEASCCVYYHYYPVHHKPQKKVIVIKDEQKHHHHHHHHHGHHHGHEHHHGHDHKHEHGHHHGHDHKHEHGHHHHHGHDHHHKHGHDHKHEHGHHHGHKHEHGHHHGHKHEHGHHHGHKHEHGHHHGHHHGHKHEHGHHHGHKHEHGHHHGHKHEHGHHHGHEHKHGHHHGHKHEHGHHHGHEHKHGHHHGHHHGHHHGHHHGHHHGHEHGHHHGHHHGHHHGHEHGHHHGHHHGHHHGHHHGHEHGHHNGHQHGHHHGHEHGHHHGHHHGHHHGHEHGHKHGHHHGHHHGHQHGHHHGHHHGHHHGHHHGHHEGHHHSYLASQPKPQIHDLFGFHYNQK; this is encoded by the exons ATGATTGACTTAAAGTTATGCTTTTTGGCCCTTGTGGTGGGCGTGGCCTATGCCGAGGCATCCTGCTGCGTGTATTATCATTACTACCCAGTACATCACAA GCCTCAAAAGAAGGTAATCGTGATAAAAGACGAGCAAAAGCATCATCACCACCACCATCATCATCACGGTCACCACCATGGGCATGAACACCATCACGGCCATGACCATAAGCATGAACATGGTCATCATCATGGTCATGACCATAAACATGAACATGGACATCATCACCATCATGGTCATGATCATCATCACAAACACGGACATGATCACAAGCATGAGCATGGTCATCACCACGGTCACAAACATGAACATGGTCATCATCATGGGCATAAACATGAACACGGACATCATCATGGACACAAACATGAACACGGGCATCACCATGGTCATCATCACGGTCATAAACATGAACATGGCCATCATCATGGGCACAAACATGAACACGGCCATCACCACGGTCACAAGCACGAACATGGCCACCATCATGGGCATGAACACAAACACGGCCATCACCACGGTCACAAGCACGAACATGGCCACCATCATGGGCATGAACACAAACATGGCCATCACCATGGGCATCATCATGGTCATCATCACGGACATCATCATGGTCATCACCATGGGCACGAACACGGTCATCATCATGGCCATCACCACGGGCATCATCATGGTCACGAACACGGTCATCACCACGGTCACCATCATGGTCATCATCATGGCCATCATCATGGTCATGAGCATGGACATCATAACGGGCATCAACATGGCCATCACCACGGTCATGAGCATGGACATCATCACGGCCACCACCATGGTCATCATCATGGTCATGAACATGGACATAAACACGGTCATCATCATGGACACCACCACGGACATCAGCATGGACACCATCATGGCCATCATCATGGTCACCATCATGGACATCATCATGGTCATCACGAAGGACACCACCATAGCTATTTGGCCTCACAACCGAAACCTCAAATTCACGACCTGTTCGGTTTCCATTACAACcaaaaataa